The Lactobacillus acidophilus DNA segment CCTAAAGGTAAACCTACCCGAGTTGGAACTTCAGTTTCTGATGTAGTAGCGGGTATTATGGGCTACAGCGCAATTATGACCGCCTTAGTTGCTCGCGATCGCACTGGTAAAGGAACTACAGTTGATGTGTCAATGCTCGATTCAACCTTCTCGTTAATGGTTCAGGATTTAATGCTAGCTTTAGGACCACATGAAGTGCCACATCGTATCGGCAACCGTCATCCAGATATGTACCCATTTGATACCTTTGACTGTAAGGACCAACCTATTGCTATTTGTTGTGGTAATGATCACTTATGGAGTCTTCTATCACATACCTTAGGACATGATGAATGGGTAAATCAACCTAACTTTAAAACCAATGACTTGCGTGAAAAGAATTGGCAAAAGGTTAAAAATACAATGCAAGCAGTACTTAAGACTAAAAATGCTGCAGAGTGGGATAAAATCTTACATGAAGCTGGTATTCCTGCAGGATTAGTTCTCAACGTTGACAAAACTCGGCGTTTAGATCAAATTATTGCTCGTGGCATGGTTAAGACATTACCTGATGGCAACGAAGTACTTGGTTCACCAATGAAATATAGCACTTGGAATTCATACGGTTTACAAAAAGATGCACCTAAGCTGAATGAAAACGGTGATAAGATCAGAAAAGAATTTGAATAAAAATATCTAAACATAATAAAAGAAGCAGAGAAATTGATCTGCTTCTTTTTATCTTTTTAAATCAATTACAAAATAATTCTCATCGCCACGATACATAGCAATTGAATATTCTAATGGCACTTCACCTTTAGTATAACCATACGTGTGGAAATAAAAGATAGGTACCTTTTCTTCAATATTCAATAGATTTGCCGTCATTTCATCCGCCGACTTCACTTCTAACTTACGTTTAACATGAACGATTGGCAATGATCTTTTCTCTAGTTCTTGATAAAGAGATTGTTGCGTAAAATCTATTTTCTCAAAATCAGATAACTTGCTTGCGGGTAGATATGTGGTCACTAATACGATAGGATTACCGTCAGCAGAACGCAAACGCGTCAGTTTGTATACTGGCGCATTTTCTGTTAAATCTAATGCCTTAGCTACTTCAGCCGATGCTTTTTCTTTTTTAAAAAACAAAACTTGAGTCTGGGCAATTAACCCCTTTTGTGACATTTCGCTATTATAGCTTTGCAATACATGTGTAAACTCTTGTCCGATCTTCGTCTGTTTAACAATTGTACCTACATGCTTACGTCGTTCTAAATAACCTTGATTAACTAGATCCTGAACTGCATGTCTAATTGTTGGCCGCGAAACCTGATATTTTTCAGCTAAATCAAATTCTTTAGGTATCAGATCGCCTTCTTGATAATGACCATTAGTAATTTGCCTACGCAAAATTTCTTCTATTTGTTGATACTTTGCCTTAGTCATTGGGTAAAAATTCCTGTGCTTTTTCTAAAACTTTAATTGCATTTAAACTATGTTCATAAGCTGCATCAGCTGCTTTTTGATTATGCTCTTTTATTTGCTTGGCAAAATAATTAAATTCACTAATCATGCGGTGATCATATTCATTAAAATTATAATGCTGTGGCTTGTCCTGGCCAATTTGAACATAGTAATCAGGTAAAACATTTAACGGACCATCAAAATAAATTAGACCTTTTTCGCCTTCAATATATGATCGTGTAGGACCAACTGCATCTTTAGCTGCGATTAAACTAGCTTGTTTATCATTATAGCTTAGATTTAAAATACCTGAAGTATCCGTATTACGTTGAACAGTTGGTAAATAAGCTATTGTATTAGGCTGACCAAATAGACTTACACAGAAATTAATATTATAAATATTCATATCCATTAACGCACCACCGCCAAGTTTGCGATCAAACTTAGCAATATGCTCACCTGCCAAAAAGTCTGCATAATGACTCGAAATTTGTGTTAAGTTTAATGCCACAACATGGATTTTACCAATTTTTTTCAAATCATCTTTAAGATGGAAATAATTTTCCAAATAAAGCACAGTCATTGCTTCAAATAGCAAAACATGGTGTTCATCAGCTATTCTTTTAAGTTCTTTCACCTGCTCACTGGTTTCAACTAATGGTTTTTCACAAATAACGTTTTTACCCATCATTAAAGCTTCTTTTACTATTGAGAAGTGCAGTGAATTAGGAACACCAATATAAATCGTATCGATCTTTTTGTCTTCAAACATTTTTTTGTTATCAACAAAAACTTCTGCAATATGATATCGATCAGCCAAAGTTGTAGCAACTTCTTTTTCAGCTGGAATAGTAGAAATGGCTATAATTTCTACATCTTTCATCTTTGCACTAGCCGATAAAAAATCATGCACAATTTGTCCGCTACCTACAATTCCTAATTTCATATTTTTCTCCTAACGTGCAATCTCAATACTATCCACATGGTCGTCTTTCATTCTACACTTTAAAGCTTGATAAATTTTGACTCCAGCAGAACAACCAATTCTATCAGCACCAGCGCGCACCATGGCTAAGAAATCATCACTATTACGAATACCACCGGCAGCCTTTACTTTTACTTCATCGCCAACAATTGATTTCATTAGCTTTACGTCTTCTACCTTAGCGCCTGAACTACCAAAGCCAGTAGAAGTCTTAATAAAGTCAGGCTTTACTTCTTTAGCAATCTCAGCTAATTTTTTTATTTCATCTTTGGTTAAATAGCAATTTTCAAAAATCACTTTACATGGAACATGATTTTCATGACAAGCATTAACCATCTCTTGCATTTCTTGCTTTATATAATCGTAGTCTTTAGCTTTTAATTGAGTAATATTAATCACATAATCAATTTCATTAGCACCATTCTTAATTGCATCCCTAGTATCAAATACCTTGGATTCAATAGTTTGTTGTCCTAAAGGAAAAGCAATTGCAGCACCAGTATCAATGTCTGTTCCCTTTAATTGCTCTGAGCAAAACTTGGATTGAACTTGATTAATAGCTACCATTTTAAAATGATATTTCTTTGCTTCATCACATAACTTCTTCATATCGGCTTCAGTTGCATCAGCGTGTAAGTTAGTGTGATCAATTAAACGTGCAAAGTCGTCTAAAGTATATTTCATAATTTTTACCTCTGATATATGTAATAACATATTACTTACACTGATTATATTAGAGCAAATTAATCAATAAATCAACAATTATGTAATAACATAAAAATACCTAGAAATTTTTTCTTAGGTATTTTTATAATTATTATTTAATTCAACATACTTTTAGCATATGGCAATTCTAATGATGGATCTGCATTTAAAGTCAGATCAGCAAATTGCCCACCATTATAAAGATTATAAGCAGCTGCACCAATCATAGCAGCATTATCACCACAAAGTTTAAGATCAGGCAAAATAACTTTTGGTTGATCTGCTTTAGGAAGCTTAGCAATCTCTTCACTCATTCGATCACGTAAACCTTGATTTGCGGCAACCCCGCCACCCATAATAAATGTCTTAGGTTTATACTCTTTGATTGCTCTAATAGTCTTATGAGCAAGAACATCGATTACAGCAGCTTGAAAGCTAGCAGCCAAGTCATATTTATTCAACTTTTCATGGATTTGATCTGCATGATGACAAGTATTAATAAAAGCTGACTTAAGACCCGAAAATGAAAAATCATAATCATCATCTTCCAGCATCGCACGTGGGAAATTAAAAGTATCCTTACCTTGATGTGCCCACGCATCAATCGTCTTACCTGCAGGATAATTTACACCAAGCACACGACCAATCTTGTCATATGCTTCACCTGCAGCATCATCACGAGTATCACCAATAATTTCAAAATGAGTAGGATCCTTTAATAAGACAATTTCAGTATGACCACCAGACACTTGCAAAGCAATAGCTGGATATTCAATTTCGTCTTTTAATTGAGCAGCCATAATATGTCCCATAATATGATCAACACCAATCAATGGAATTCCTGTTGCCATAGATACAGCCTTAGCAGCGCTAACTCCAATCAAAAGGGCACCTACAAGGCCTGGACCATAAGTTACAGCAATTGCGTCAATATCTTTCCAACTGCAATTTGCTTCATTTAGAGCTTCTTTAGTAATTTGGCTAACTACTTCAATGTGATGTCGACTAGCAACTTCAGGTACAACTCCACCAAAACGTTGATGACTTTTAATTTGGGTTGCAACAATTAAACTTTCAATTTCACGTCCATTTTTTATAACAGCAGTTGAAGTTTCATCACATGAACTTTCATAAGCTAAAATGCGAACGTCTTTCTTTTCACTCAAAATGTAAACTTCTTTCTCTTAATTTTATGTGGTTTTAACCATAAAACCATATTTAAAGCATCAGTATTAGTATCTTGATAATAATTCTTTCTAATGAAATTACCTTTAAAACCTAATGTTCTATATAGCCTCTGTGCAATTTCATTATCTGTGCGAACTTCTAAAGTTACACAATCACTAGTATTTTCACGAGCTAAATCAATCATCAATTCCATTAAATATTTTCCAATATGCTGATGTTGATATAACGGTGAAACAGCAATATTAGTAATATGTGTTTCTTCTGGATTAAATCTTGCACCAATAAAAGCAACTAAAGTAGAGGCATGGTATACAACTAAATATAAAGAACTTTGTCTTTTTCTTAACTCAGATTCAAATGAAAACTTATTCCAAGGTGTATGTCCTGAGTAGACCTGTTCTTCTAATACCAATAAATCTGGAATATTATCATCGGTTGCCTGCATTACCTGCAAAACATTTCCATTGATATTCACCATAAAAGGTGAAAAATTCATATCAATTCGATTAACTTGTGGATGGAAAAATTGATTAAACTTCTTCAACATAATGACTATCTGGTTCGAATGGTTTTCCTGTCTTCTTGTGCCAATCTACTTCAGCTTGAGTTCTACGTAGATAGCGTGGCAATAACTTATCTGGATCAACTGGTTCTGAGTATTCAGCTAATTGTCCAATTAAGCCTGCATGGATTACATTTTGACTATCATTACCATATTTATATGGAATATTCAAAGCCTTAAATTTTTCATCTTGTTTTTCTAAACCAGTTCCCACTAAAACAAGCTTCTTAACTTCATTTTTAGCAGTATAATCTTGGATTGCTTTAATTAAGACATCGATATTATAGTGACCATCAGGAATTACATTATCTGGAATATCACCGCTCTTATAGCCTGCTGCAAAATAATTATTATTTCTTGCATCTAATCCAGTAATTACTAATGCATCTTCCTTAACGGATTTAGCCAATGCTTGTAATGTTGAAATTCCTACTACTTCTTTATTCAAAACACTAGCAAACATTTTAACAGTAGTAATTCCAATTCTAAGCCCAGTATATGAACCTGGGCCAATAGCAACTGCAAAACGATCAATATCTTTTAAGGTTAACTGATTTTCTTTTAAAATTTCATCAATTAATGGATCAAGATGTTCACTATGATTACGTTCATCTTGTTCATTTTTTTCGACAATAATTTGTTGACTATCATTTAATGCAACACTTAAATGATTAGTAGCCGTAGAAACGCTTAAGATTCTCATTCTAAATATTCTCTTTCTACATTTAAATCACTTTTTTATTTTAACACGAGAAACAGCTTGTAATACAAAGTAGATTATAACCATGTGGATCCATGGTACGATCAACTCTTTAGGTAACCGCTGAATTAAGGCCGCATTAAAATTCATATTGTACATAATATGCAGCCATAAGGTATTCATTCCTATGTTAACAATAATAGTTACCAGAATAGTTGAAACAACTATTCGCCAAATTTTAACTGGTTTATTATACAAAAATAACGCATAAATCAATGGTCCTACCATTGCAGTTAAAGTGAAGCCAATAAAAAATCCACCTTGATTACCGAAAATTGCAGAGGCAACTAAATCACTTATTCCTCCACCAATTGTTCCCCAGACTGGGCCAAAAAAGTAGCCTAACAAAACACTACCAATAAATCCTAATCCCACTTTAACTGTAGCTGGTCCAACAGAAAATTGCCCCAAAATTATTTTCATTGCAACAATAATTCCTAAAAAGATTAATCGTTGTAAATCCGTTTTTAACAGCTTTTTTGTATTCATACAGCCATCCCCTTCCATAAAAAAAGCATTACCATACTGTCATGTTTTTATTTTACTTCATGCCATTTCAATTCACAGATAGCCTTAACTGTACCATCTTCAGCTTCAATTGCATGAGATGAATTAATATTATCATTTTGAAGTAGGTTCATGCAAGAATATACTCTCTCACCATAATAAACTTCTTTGTCAAACTTAATATCAATAGTTTCAACCACATGATTTTTCAAAAAATCACGGTCAAGCATATCAATAAACCAACTAAAATAATGGCTATTAGTCACATGATGATTAGTATCTAAATCATCATATCGTGCACGATAAATCCGTTTTTTCTCATAGTTATCCTGTGCCCTCAACCGAGGAAAACGTGGCATTTTTTTAAGCAGAGGAGCACCCCACTCTTCCATCATTTTTACATCAGCAGGTACCATGTGCCGTTCTTTTAAGTTAAGCATTACCCATTGACTTTTAACGACTACTAATGGATTTCCTGCACTATCACTAACGCCAAAGTCACGATATTCAAAAAAGCGATTATAACCACTTGCAAAAGTACTCAAAATCACTTGATCGCCAGCTTGCGGCATTTTTTTAATATCAAAATGATACTGTGTTACAACCCAACCCAATCCTTTTTGGGCTAAATCATCTGTACCAGCATTTCTTTTATCTAATTGATGTTCTGAAACTTGCATCATTAGATCAACCAATGCAGGTAATTTCAATCGACGATTTTCATCACAATCTTTAAATTCGATTTGATAATTTTCTTTATATTCCATAATTATCCTTGATGATATTGATCATATAATTCATTTTTTGACACTTTATTTTGTTTGGCTACTTGCTTAATAGCATCCTTTTTTGACTCGCCTTTTTCTACCAAATCATCAACCATTTTAACTAATTCAGGCCAAGATAATTGTTCTGGCTCATCTTCATTAGGTGACACCAAGATAACAAATTCACCACGTGGTGCATTTTCAGCAAAATAATTCATTAACTCTTCAACCGTACCACGAACAAATTCTTCATGGATTTTAGTTAATTCTCTTGCAGCTACGATCTGTCTATCTTTAGGCAAAACAGATGCCATGGTTTTTAAAGTTTTAGCTAAGCGATGTGGTGCTTCATAAAAGATAGATGTAGCTTTAGCTTTAGCAATTTGTTCAAAATATTTTTTTGCTCTGATGATTTTCTAGGTAAAAAACCATAATAAGTAAATGGTTGTGCATCAAACCCAGATGCGATAAGAGCTGTCGCAAATGCTGAAGGACCCGGAAGTGGTACTACTGGAATATCATTTTTAATACATTCTTGCACTAAGATATAGCCTGGATCAGAAATAACGGGCATCCCCGCATCACTAATTTCAGCAATAACTGCACCATCTTTCATCATCTTCACTAATTCCGGTGCACGTTCTTTAGAATTATATTTATGAAACGAGAGCATTTTATTATGGACACCAATTTTTTCAAGTAATATTCCACTAGTTCTGGTATCTTCTGCAGCAATATAATCTGCATCTGTTAATACCTTTTTGGCCCGAATAGTAATATCTTCCAAATTACCAATTGGTGTAGGTACTAAATAAAGCTTTCCTTCATCTCTTGCATAACTGCTTTGACGTTTCATTATCTACCATCCTTTTTAATACCTTTTTTTTCACCAAAATTATCTAAAATATCAAGGCAAAACATGCAATCAGCATCTGGATCACGATGTGAACCATAATACATATTACAAATATGATAGCCCGAATCATATATTTTCTTTAATGACTCTAACCCATTTTGAGTTTTAACCTCAGGTGCAGGTTGATTAGCTGTCAATTTATCTAATTTTTCATGAAGCAGTTGATTCTCAACCTTTAACTCAGTATTTTCTTTTAAGGTTTCTAAAATATCATTTTCCAAACTGGCAATAGTTTTTGCCATATTTTCTGTTGTTTCTTTAACTCGTTGTAATTTTGAATATGGATCCAATTCTAAAGCACCTACTTCCATCTTAAAGCAAGATAATCTAACGAATTCCGCAAATTTACATTGCTTAAACGCATCTTATCCACTTCAATTAAATTTTTCAG contains these protein-coding regions:
- a CDS encoding CoA transferase, whose protein sequence is MTEPNYNALEVNNTHLDKDKPYPLSGILVVDFTHVLSGPTCTRMLADAGARVIHIERKTGDDTRHMRPYISDGSSEYFRICNAGKESVALDLKDPKDHALAEKMIAKADVVVENFRPGVMKRLGFGPEEMVKKYPKLIFASISGFGQYGPWSKQAAYDTIVQAVSGLMDATGTPKGKPTRVGTSVSDVVAGIMGYSAIMTALVARDRTGKGTTVDVSMLDSTFSLMVQDLMLALGPHEVPHRIGNRHPDMYPFDTFDCKDQPIAICCGNDHLWSLLSHTLGHDEWVNQPNFKTNDLREKNWQKVKNTMQAVLKTKNAAEWDKILHEAGIPAGLVLNVDKTRRLDQIIARGMVKTLPDGNEVLGSPMKYSTWNSYGLQKDAPKLNENGDKIRKEFE
- a CDS encoding GntR family transcriptional regulator gives rise to the protein MTKAKYQQIEEILRRQITNGHYQEGDLIPKEFDLAEKYQVSRPTIRHAVQDLVNQGYLERRKHVGTIVKQTKIGQEFTHVLQSYNSEMSQKGLIAQTQVLFFKKEKASAEVAKALDLTENAPVYKLTRLRSADGNPIVLVTTYLPASKLSDFEKIDFTQQSLYQELEKRSLPIVHVKRKLEVKSADEMTANLLNIEEKVPIFYFHTYGYTKGEVPLEYSIAMYRGDENYFVIDLKR
- a CDS encoding Gfo/Idh/MocA family protein; its protein translation is MKLGIVGSGQIVHDFLSASAKMKDVEIIAISTIPAEKEVATTLADRYHIAEVFVDNKKMFEDKKIDTIYIGVPNSLHFSIVKEALMMGKNVICEKPLVETSEQVKELKRIADEHHVLLFEAMTVLYLENYFHLKDDLKKIGKIHVVALNLTQISSHYADFLAGEHIAKFDRKLGGGALMDMNIYNINFCVSLFGQPNTIAYLPTVQRNTDTSGILNLSYNDKQASLIAAKDAVGPTRSYIEGEKGLIYFDGPLNVLPDYYVQIGQDKPQHYNFNEYDHRMISEFNYFAKQIKEHNQKAADAAYEHSLNAIKVLEKAQEFLPND
- the deoC gene encoding deoxyribose-phosphate aldolase, which codes for MKYTLDDFARLIDHTNLHADATEADMKKLCDEAKKYHFKMVAINQVQSKFCSEQLKGTDIDTGAAIAFPLGQQTIESKVFDTRDAIKNGANEIDYVINITQLKAKDYDYIKQEMQEMVNACHENHVPCKVIFENCYLTKDEIKKLAEIAKEVKPDFIKTSTGFGSSGAKVEDVKLMKSIVGDEVKVKAAGGIRNSDDFLAMVRAGADRIGCSAGVKIYQALKCRMKDDHVDSIEIAR
- the tsaD gene encoding tRNA (adenosine(37)-N6)-threonylcarbamoyltransferase complex transferase subunit TsaD, whose translation is MSEKKDVRILAYESSCDETSTAVIKNGREIESLIVATQIKSHQRFGGVVPEVASRHHIEVVSQITKEALNEANCSWKDIDAIAVTYGPGLVGALLIGVSAAKAVSMATGIPLIGVDHIMGHIMAAQLKDEIEYPAIALQVSGGHTEIVLLKDPTHFEIIGDTRDDAAGEAYDKIGRVLGVNYPAGKTIDAWAHQGKDTFNFPRAMLEDDDYDFSFSGLKSAFINTCHHADQIHEKLNKYDLAASFQAAVIDVLAHKTIRAIKEYKPKTFIMGGGVAANQGLRDRMSEEIAKLPKADQPKVILPDLKLCGDNAAMIGAAAYNLYNGGQFADLTLNADPSLELPYAKSMLN
- the rimI gene encoding ribosomal protein S18-alanine N-acetyltransferase, coding for MLKKFNQFFHPQVNRIDMNFSPFMVNINGNVLQVMQATDDNIPDLLVLEEQVYSGHTPWNKFSFESELRKRQSSLYLVVYHASTLVAFIGARFNPEETHITNIAVSPLYQHQHIGKYLMELMIDLARENTSDCVTLEVRTDNEIAQRLYRTLGFKGNFIRKNYYQDTNTDALNMVLWLKPHKIKRKKFTF
- the tsaB gene encoding tRNA (adenosine(37)-N6)-threonylcarbamoyltransferase complex dimerization subunit type 1 TsaB; translation: MRILSVSTATNHLSVALNDSQQIIVEKNEQDERNHSEHLDPLIDEILKENQLTLKDIDRFAVAIGPGSYTGLRIGITTVKMFASVLNKEVVGISTLQALAKSVKEDALVITGLDARNNNYFAAGYKSGDIPDNVIPDGHYNIDVLIKAIQDYTAKNEVKKLVLVGTGLEKQDEKFKALNIPYKYGNDSQNVIHAGLIGQLAEYSEPVDPDKLLPRYLRRTQAEVDWHKKTGKPFEPDSHYVEEV
- a CDS encoding folate family ECF transporter S component, whose amino-acid sequence is MNTKKLLKTDLQRLIFLGIIVAMKIILGQFSVGPATVKVGLGFIGSVLLGYFFGPVWGTIGGGISDLVASAIFGNQGGFFIGFTLTAMVGPLIYALFLYNKPVKIWRIVVSTILVTIIVNIGMNTLWLHIMYNMNFNAALIQRLPKELIVPWIHMVIIYFVLQAVSRVKIKK
- a CDS encoding acyl-[acyl-carrier-protein] thioesterase, translating into MEYKENYQIEFKDCDENRRLKLPALVDLMMQVSEHQLDKRNAGTDDLAQKGLGWVVTQYHFDIKKMPQAGDQVILSTFASGYNRFFEYRDFGVSDSAGNPLVVVKSQWVMLNLKERHMVPADVKMMEEWGAPLLKKMPRFPRLRAQDNYEKKRIYRARYDDLDTNHHVTNSHYFSWFIDMLDRDFLKNHVVETIDIKFDKEVYYGERVYSCMNLLQNDNINSSHAIEAEDGTVKAICELKWHEVK
- the yabA gene encoding DNA replication initiation control protein YabA, with amino-acid sequence MDPYSKLQRVKETTENMAKTIASLENDILETLKENTELKVENQLLHEKLDKLTANQPAPEVKTQNGLESLKKIYDSGYHICNMYYGSHRDPDADCMFCLDILDNFGEKKGIKKDGR